One Lycium barbarum isolate Lr01 chromosome 5, ASM1917538v2, whole genome shotgun sequence genomic window carries:
- the LOC132640175 gene encoding uncharacterized protein LOC132640175: MTWFRAGSSVAKLAIRRALSQGHSYVPRTRVLPSQGRYFHTTVVRPKAQAAPVPRPVPLSKLTDSFLDGTSSVYLEELQRAWEQDPNSVDESWDNFFRNFVGQAATSPGISGQTIQESMRLLLFVRAYQVNGHMKAKLDPLSLEAREIPDDLDPALYGFSEADLDREFFLGVWKMSGFLSENRPVQTLRAILTRLEQAYCGSIGYEYMHISDRDKCNWLRERIETPTSMEYNRERREVILDRLMWSTQFENFLATKWAAAKRFGLEGCETLIPGMKEMFDRAADLGVESIVIGMPHRGRLNVLGNVVRKPLKQIFSEFSGGIKPGEDAGYVGTGDVKYHLGTSYDRPTRGGKRIHLSLVANPSHLEAVDPVVIGKTRAKQYYTNDEDRTKSLGILLHGDGSFAGQGVVYETLHLSALPNYTTGGTIHIVVNNQVAFTTDPTAGRSSQYCTDVAKALNIPIFHVNGDDVEAVAHVCELAAEWRQKFHSDVVVDIVCYRRFGHNEIDEPSFTQPKMYKIIKNHPSSLEIYQNKLLSSGQVTKDDVEKIHSKINRILNEEFIASKDYVPQKRDWLSAFWSGFKSPSQLSRVRNTGVKPEILKNVGKAITTFPEGFKPHRALKRVFDDRRKMIETGEGVDWAVGEALAFATLLVEGNHVRLSGQDVERGTFSHRHSVIHDQETGEQYCPLDHVMMNQNEEMFTVSNSSLSEFGVLGFELGYSMENPNSLVIWEAQFGDFANGAQVIFDQFVSSGEAKWLRQTGLVLLLPHGYDGQGPEHSSGRLERFLQGSDDNPFVIPEMEPTLRKQIQECNWQVVNVTTPANYFHVLRRQIHRDFRKPLVVMAPKNLLRHKNCKSNLSEFDDVQGHPGFDKQGTRFKRLIKDQNDHSDLEEGIRRLVLCSGKVYYELDEERTKVDGKDVALCRVEQLCPFPYDLIQRELKRYPNAEIVWCQEEPMNMGAFHYIAPRLCTAMKSLGRGNMDDIKYVGRAPSAATATGFFQVHVKEQTELVHKALQQDPINYPF; encoded by the exons ATGACGTGGTTTAGAGCTGGCTCAAGTGTGGCAAAACTTGCTATTAGAAGGGCTCTGTCGCAGGGTCATTCTTATGTCCCAAGAACTCGCGTTCTTCCATCACAGGGTCGATATTTTCATACCACAGTTGTCAGGCCAAAGGCACAAGCTGCTCCTGTCCCTAGACCAGTACCGCTTTCTAAGTTGACTGACAGCTTCTTAGATGGGACGAGCAGCGTCTACCTTGAGGAGCTTCAGCGAGCCTGGGAGCAAGACCCAAACAGCGTTGATGAGTCATGGGATAACTTCTTCAGGAATTTTGTTGGACAAGCTGCCACGTCGCCCGGAATTTCAGGCCAGACGATTCAAGAGAGTATGCGTCTTCTGTTGTTCGTGAGAGCTTATCAGGTTAATGGTCATATGAAAGCAAAACTGGATCCATTATCTTTGGAGGCGAGGGAAATACCTGATGATTTGGATCCAGCATTATATGGGTTCTCTGAAGCTGATCTTGATAGAGAGTTCTTCCTTGGTGTTTGGAAGATGTCTGGATTCTTGTCTGAGAATCGTCCTGTGCAAACTTTGAGGGCAATATTAACACGGCTCGAGCAGGCTTATTGTGGAAGCATTGGGTATGAGTACATGCATATATCTGATCGTGATAAATGCAATTGGCTGAGAGAGCGGATTGAAACTCCAACATCTATGGAGTACAATCGTGAGCGACGGGAAGTTATTCTTGACCGGTTGATGTGGAGTACTCAGTTTGAGAACTTCTTGGCTACAAAGTGGGCGGCAGCCAAGAGATTTGGGCTTGAAGGTTGTGAGACCTTGATTCCTGGCATGAAGGAGATGTTCGATAGGGCAGCAGATCTTGGAGTTGAGAGCATAGTTATTGGAATGCCGCATAGAGGAAGATTAAATGTTTTGGGTAATGTTGTTAGAAAGCCACTAAAGCAGATCTTCAGCGAGTTTAGCGGTGGTATAAAACCTGGGGAGGATGCTGGTTATGTTGGAACTGGTGATGTCAAGTATCACTTGGGAACTTCTTATGATCGGCCTACTAGGGGTGGGAAAAGAATTCATCTATCTTTGGTTGCAAATCCAAGTCACTTGGAAGCTGTGGATCCAGTTGTTATTGGAAAAACCAGAGCAAAACAATATTATACTAATGACGAGGATAGAACAAAAAGCTTGGGTATTTTGCTCCATGGTGATGGTAGCTTTGCAGGCCAGGGTGTTGTATATGAGACATTGCATCTGAGTGCTCTTCCGAATTACACAACCGGAGGGACCATTCACATTGTGGTGAATAATCAAGTGGCCTTCACTACTGATCCAACGGCTGGAAGATCATCTCAGTACTGTACTGACGTTGCAAAGGCTTTGAATATTCCAATTTTCCATGTCAATGGTGATGACGTTGAGGCTGTTGCTCATGTGTGTGAACTTGCTGCAGAATGGCGCCAGAAATTCCACTCTGATGTTGTGGTTGATATTGTCTGTTATCGTCGATTTGGACACAATGAAATTGATGAACCATCCTTCACCCAGCCTAAAATGTATAAG ATCATCAAAAATCATCCTTCTTCGTTGGAGATCTATCAAAACAAACTTCTAAGTTCCGGTCAGGTGACAAAAGATGATGTGGAAAAGATACATAGCAAGATCAATAGAATCCTTAATGAAGAGTTCATTGCTAGTAAAGACTATGTCCCTCAAAAGAGAGATTGGCTGTCTGCTTTTTGGTCTGGCTTTAAGTCTCCTTCACAGCTTTCACGTGTTCGAAACACCGG TGTCAAACCTGAGATCTTGAAGAATGTCGGGAAAGCAATCACAACGTTTCCAGAGGGCTTTAAGCCTCACAGGGCGTTAAAAAGGGTTTTTGATGACCGTAGAAAGATGATTGAGACAGGGGAGGGTGTTGACTGGGCGGTTGGAGAAGCACTTGCTTTTGCAACATTGCTTGTGGAAGGTAATCATGTTAGGTTGAGTGGTCAGGATGTAGAGAGAGGTACTTTCAGTCACAGACATTCTGTTATTCATGATCAGGAGACAGGGGAACAATACTGTCCTCTTGATCATGTTATGATGAACCAAAATGAGGAGATGTTCACTGTGAGCAACAG CTCCCTTTCAGAATTTGGTGTTCTGGGATTTGAATTGGGTTATTCAATGGAAAATCCAAACTCTTTGGTAATTTGGGAAGCTCAATTTGGTGATTTTGCTAATGGAGCTCAAGTAATATTTGACCAGTTCGTGAGCAGTGGAGAGGCAAAGTGGTTGCGCCAGACTGGGCTGGTTTTGCTTTTGCCCCATGGCTATGATGGTCAGGGCCCTGAACATTCCAGTGGACGTTTGGAACGTTTCCTCCAG GGGAGTGATGACAACCCCTTTGTTATCCCGGAGATGGAACCTACACTAAGGAAGCAGATTCAGGAATGTAATTGGCAGGTGGTGAATGTAACAACTCCTGCAAACTATTTCCATGTTTTGCGGCGTCAA ATTCACAGAGATTTCCGTAAGCCTCTTGTTGTGATGGCCCCAAAGAACTTGCTCCGTCACAAAAACTGCAAGTCAAATCTATCTGAGTTCGACGATGTCCAAGGACACCCAGGTTTTGACAAACAAGGTACCAGATTTAAGCGCCTGATAAAAGATCAGAATGACCACTCAGATCTTGAAGAGGGTATCAGACGGCTGGTCCTTTGCTCAGGAAAG GTCTATTACGAGCTCGACGAAGAAAGAACTAAAGTTGATGGGAAAGACGTTGCTCTCTGTCGGGTGGAACAGCTTTGTCCTTTCCCGTATGACCTTATCCAGCGTGAATTGAAGCGATATCCAA ATGCAGAGATAGTTTGGTGCCAAGAAGAGCCAATGAACATGGGTGCATTCCATTACATTGCACCACGCCTTTGTACTGCCATGAAATCACTTGGCAGAGGCAACATGGATGACATCAAGTATGTCGGTCGTGCTCCTTCTGCTGCCACGGCCACTGGTTTCTTCCAGGTTCACGTGAAAGAGCAGACAGAGCTTGTTCACAAGGCGCTGCAACAGGATCCAATTAACTATCCATTCTGA